TCTTTCTCATCATAAACTTTCTCAAGTCTCAAAAGGATAACTGCCGAACTAGTAGTTGCAAATTTGCATAGTAACAATTAATTACTTCTTTCAAGCTTAATTATCTTCTTAATTTTGTCCAAATGACATTTAACAGCAAATTTTAGTTGGAGGTACTattaaagaaaatgaagcatAAGAAGCCTAGCTTGTGTATTCCAGGACAGACAAACATTGCAAGAATATAGGATTTTTTTGAAAGAGGATAGCATTCAGCATAAGAAGCCTGGATTATGTGTTGCAGGACAGCGAAAAACATTGCAAGCATTCAGGAATTGAAAACCTCGGAAAGGAAAGAGCACAGTGGTGGCTTGACCGATGAGCACGAGACCCCCAGTGGGAAGAGATCAAAGTAGCCTAGGTTGagtgtacaacaacaacaaaatccagTGTACTCCCACAAGTGGGTTCTGGGGAGGGtgatgtgtacgcagaccttacccctaccttggttGAGTGTACCTAATACAGGAAATAAGCTGAAAGAGAAATCCGAAAAAGGAGGAGATAACAATACCAAGTTTTCCCACTGCATGGGAAAATGTCACCAAAGATGTAATTTTCTTACAAATCATTGTCAGGCTTTCTCGAAGGGTAATAAAGACCAGGGAAGATTCTCTGTACCAACTTGTCAGGAAAAAGTATTCTAGGGTATCTAGACACTATACGATGTGtttggttggggggggggggaggcatAGACAATATTAAGAATCAGCCTTGATAGAAAGGAGCTTAAAAACCTTAAAAAGAGGTCGAGTAGAACTGTTCAGATGACAAGGCACCTGGTCAAATGGTttcatcctcgccctcagcagtcttatttttattttttctggtctttttttaaaataaggtAACTTGCCTTCAGCATAGCTAGGATGTGGGGAAAAATGATGTGATGGAATGCATGGACCAATTCTACAGGATGTGATCGGTTTCAAGGAATCTTTAGTTCGTCGCTTTTTTGGGATAAGTTCATCCCTCATAGTATAAAAATGAAGAGGGTAGGTGCAGTAGAAAAAAAGGATTTCTGGCCTATAAGCTGGTAAGAGTGTAAAAAATCATGGAAAGGTACTGTCAATTGAGTTGAAAGTGCTAATAAAACACCTTAAATCAATTGAAGGAGGGAGAGAGTTTAGACGCCGGTTATCAAATGAAACTGTAGATTCGAGGTTGCGATGCAGAAAACTGAAATATACCGCAGATTAGATAATTAAATTCACGATGAGCCCTCTGTGATGATTAATGAAGCTCTTAAGGATGTTTTTGGGAGCTGTAGAGGCATCCAACAAGAGACTCACTGTTGCTCTTCTTATTTGTTAGAAAGCTGAActgtaaaatttgaatggaaaggGGAAGGGAATCATGAAGCATAACAAAAAAATTTAttaatgagagagagagagaacgagAATCTTAAATAGAGTACCCTAATGAGCTAGTTAGTACGGAGAGGAATAACTCCAATTACAAAGAGATTAGCTAATCACAAGGAAAAACAAAAGACAAGACCAAACGGACTACTTATAGCCAATCGAAAACAAAATTTGCACTTTAAAACAAAAGGGAGATTGTTAAAATGGGGGAAGTTGTGGAAGAAACGGCCAGAAATGCATCATGGATTGTAACCATCAGAAAAGGTGAAGTAGTGGAAGACATGACCATCACGGGCTGCAACCGAATGCAGCATGGGTGGTAACTATCTGAGAATACAATAACCACCACTTAATGGGTTGTAACCATGAGATAGTTGAACAATATCCTCCATGTAAGGCTTATAATATTGAACAAAAACAGCCAACTTTTCTCTTCATGTCTCCGTGCTAACAGAATGCACCCTATCATATGCCTTTCATAAGCCTGTGCAGCAGTTAAGTGGATTTTAGGTGAGCAGGAGGAATTAAAACATCTCCATTTCATGCGTCTGACTTGCAGAAGATACATTGTTTTTTTGTGACCCACAGATAGCACAACAATGACCTAAGGATGCTAGTGCGGCTTGAGGTTATATCCAGTCTCCACATCAATGAGGATACGGAAAAAATTCCAGTAAGGGAAGTACCTAAACTTCGTAAGCTAGTGTCAACAGTTTGACCAATCTCCCCACAACATACTTGGGCTTGCCTCTAGGAGGTAAGTTCAAGATGTTAAACCTTGAAAACCCATCAAACAGAAAATTGAAAGGAGATTCGAAGGCcaaaaaaccaaaacataattATTGATGACCAAGAAATCCTTATGGGGACAAACCTTAGGACCAACCGCAGCCTTTGAAACTCGGGATAGTGGACACGCCCCTCCAAAAAACAATATTTATCGAAGGTAAAAAAACATTGACGAAGTCGGTAGCTCTCAAGTATTCCTACGCATTTCATGTCATTATTCAATACTCCCTTGCTAGTGAGAATGAGAAAGGCAAACTAATGGAGAGATGGAGAAAGGACAAAACCATCCATTAGGGCGGGATAGGCTACTTCCTAATTGAGGCACGAGGATTGGGCATTACCAGATCAAACTTATGGAGATTTGCATGCAAAGACCAGGCCCTACTGAGGAAGGTGATCCTGGCGAAGTATGAATGGCAGCTATACCTTGAGGAGGTTGCTATCTGATATGGGACAAGCATGTAGAGGGGAATTATGAGGGACATGAAAGAAATATCTAGGTTCATTTATTTCATGGTAGGTAACGGTAACCACATTTGCTTTTGATTGGATGCATGATTTGATGATTTAGCACAAAAATCAGAGTTCTCCGCCTTATTTTTTTATCATGATGAAGGAAGCTATGATAGCTGACATGTTCGGGAGGAAAGAAGGTCAAGAGTTGCTACTCACTGCTGTCAAACCCAGCTCCCACCTCTGTGGCCATGGAAAACCATTACAAAGTGAAACGTTTCACTTGGCTGAGTTATATGGAATGGTGCAACCTCAAAATTCATTTTGGTGAAAGCATCTTCTAATTAGTGGAAAGTGAGGTTCATGTAGATGTCGGTATGGAAGACTAAGCCACCTAAGAAAGTAGGTTTCTAAATATGGTGGATCACTTGGCAGGATTATTTGACGAGATGAAAACACAGTGCACTCAGCATTGTTTATGCAAAATGAAGGGAGAGGAAGTATATCACCTACTACTACATTGCAGTTTTATAACAGAGCTAGCGGGCTTAGTTATTTCATGTTTAACATATTGGACTAGCTGGAATATTGGCAGAACGCAATATGGGAACTAGGAAGATTGTTGTTCGGAAAGTAAGACTTGTGGAACACTGCTCCTCTTCACAATTGTTTGTCTGATGGGGAGTAAAGACTAAACAAACTTGAAGGTGTTGAAAACCCCTATTGGAGAGTCAAGATCTCTATACTTAAGGTATATAAAGGATTTCTCGTATTGCATAAAACTACAAATAGTTGGTTGAATTAGTATAGCTTTGCTATAAATTCATAAATTGCAATGCAACACCAATTTGGTGTGACATTAATGAGATATTCAATTGTATaaataacaaaaagaagaaagaaagaaaatgaagccTGTCTTATGCATGGGAAGGTTGGAAGCTCAGTCATTGGGTTCATGGCGTTTCGCTTATGCACCGTGGCCTAGATGTCTGCCATTTGCATTCTTGTGACACACATAGCCTGGCTATAGTTTATACACAAGCATATGACACAGACACATGCACCAGGCATTAACCAAGGTCACAGGAAGAAAGGCGCATATAGCAAAAGAAACTCAAGGGAAGATAGTTAGTTGTGATTTGAGTCAGATATATATGCTTCTCTATTGATTAGAAGGGATAGGGGATTCAATTAATTCTATCAACTACACTGTATAACTTTGTATTGTCTGGATTTTAACTCATATCTTTTCAGTTTATATTAAGGCTGATAATTATCTCTGTACTGTATAAGGTCATGGCGTCATGCATCTTTACCCCTGGTCCAGTTACAGAAAATGGGAAAGAAAGATGAGTACGTAGGTTATTCCAAATACTTTTGTTAAATGGTAGATAGGATCCATATTCCAATTAATTCTTATTTTCCGTAAAAAGAGTGAAATTGGGAAGGAAGAGAAGTTAGAGAAAGCTGTCCTACACTATCACTGACTCCGCAAGGGAGCAACAGTAAGCTTATTCGTCAACATGAAAGTTAAAATTGGAAAATGCGGAAGCCGGAAGCTTGAGATGTTTATGCCTCTTGCTGAACATTAAGAAGTTTCCAAAATATTTGACCACGGTTTACCAGAATCAGAAAATAAACATAAATCTTAAGAGTGTGAATATTAGATCAACTCACTGCATCACCATCAGGCTGTGTAGGCTGTCCCTTGCTGGCTGCCAAGGCTGCTGCATATTCTTCAGCCTAGTTCACCACAGAGCACTATATGATTAGAGAGAGAGCAGTTCACAAAATACTAGTGCTTCGCATGCAGCAGTTACTAAAAACTATATCCTATCTATGACAACAGAGTATCATAAGGACGAACCTTACGTGCTTGAGCAATCATGATTTGCTCTGCATTTTCTCTCTGGTACTGTGCAATCTTTGCCTCAATAGCGGGAACATCTATTCCTTCAATTAAATTGAATACTGCAAATGACAGCATTCCATTAAGCAAAATGTTAGGATTTTCAACTTCAGCAAATCAGTAAATGAAACTTACTCATATCCTCCACTTCCTCTAAATAATCATTGTACTCGCGCAATGACGGGAaatcctcttctcttttattAAAGCTGCAAAACTACATGTTAGAATTAAAAGAGGTAtctagaaaagaaaaaggaaggaaaGAATGCACCAAGAAGAGAATTTCATGATAGTATAACACCAAGGGATTGTTTGGTTCACATACTAGTTATGCATGGATCATAGTGCACACATGTGAGAAGCCCGCTTGACATGGTCTGGACATGTCTTGCGTCGACCTCCAAATGCACTAGTTTGTAGGTGCGAAACTATGGCGAGTGAAGGTGCTAAAAGTACAAGAGGAAGGCCTAGAATAACATGGAAAGAAGTTGTCTTGAAATACTTACAATCTCTTGGCATGCACACAGACCTAGCGAAAATAGGGCACAATGGAAGAAAGCAATAATTAGTTGAGACTATGTTTTAGTCATGTTAGTACATTTACTTTAGGTTTTATGTTTTCTAAGATCTTTTAGTCATATATGAGATCTATATGCCAATAAAAATATAGAGAACTTCTAATACTAATTATTAGTTTTAATTGTATAGTATACTAATTATTGCAAGATGAGCTTAAATGAAGCGGTATGCTCAGGATTCATATAGCAAACCCAACTTGCTTGCAATTGAGGCGATAGTTGTTGTACTAGTCATGCTTTGTAACAATAAGTCCAAGGGAGTACTAATATTTAAAATGAAGATTTACCTTTTAATGGTGCAATTTACCAATACATCCCCTAAGCATGTCCTACTTGATTTTCACTCAAAATCATCCCCTTCCATTAtttacaaatataaatatatttctCCAGAAACCAACTATTTACTCAccacaaaatcaaagaaaagcctCCAGCTTTGCAAAGTTTCTCAATAACATATTTATCAAAATAAACTGTTGCAACACAGAGAAAAAAGAAGTCCAAcataaaaaaagagataaaacagACAGATGATTAAGTGAGGAGTTAGGGTTTGTTTGAGATTACATGCTGGCAATGCGTTTTCTGATGGCCATTTCTTTGCCGAAGGCATTATTAGTTCCTGACACCACCACCATTCTTGGACTTCCAGCCCCTGAATTACAACTTTGTCCTCCTCGAGTCCTCTACATCTAAAGGGAGAGAGACAAGGAAAGAGATCACCGGCGGTAATGGAAGTCCAGCGAGAAGAGATCGGCGGTAATGAAGGTCCGGCGGTAAGTTGAGACTTCGCTCTATTTAATGGAGAAAGAAATATAACGCAAGTTTTATTTTGGCGAAATAGATAAAGCGCCTTTTAAGTGTCCCAATGACCATTTGAACCCATAACTAACACCCTTTTCATTTAAACATTTCAACTAACCAAAAATTGAACTCAATAAACACTCGACCTAGTCATCTCCCGTCGCGTGTAACACACCTCCGGATTCGCGCGTGTATAAGTCATCCTATCGATAATAAACGGATTTTTtgtgaaattccaaaaaaaaaaagcttaaTGAACTCCCTAATTTAAATTCTCAAACCCAACCCTAAAAATTTATTTCACTTTTCAACTCCTCTCCGGCCGCGTCTATCTTCTTCCTCCCTTTGAAGaaaatttcttttcttctccCTCCCTACTTCTGCTATTTCAATGGAACCCGTTTTTAATTGCAAATGTGGCCAAATTGCTCCTTTAAAACTTTCGTGGTCACCATTTAATCTGGGTAGAATATTCTATGACTGTAGATTTGAAAAAGTTACCGGTGGTGGATGCAATTTTTTTCGTTGATACAATGTTGAATTATCCGGACACTATACTAAAGTCATGTATGAATTATTAAAGAGGGTAAAAAATCATGAAGAAGAAAAGTCGAAGATGATGAAGAAACGGAGGACATTGGTGTGGTTGCTTATAATTGTAACTGTGGGTTGGTTTTTGAGGGAATATTCTATTATTTAGGCGTATGGTATATGTATATGGGCATGTAACCCTGTTTGTTTTACTGCAATGTTGTTTTTGATTTATGGCCAATATTGCCTATTCAATGTAGTTGAAATTTATAATGTGTATGATGAAGTTTTCAATGATCAAATGTGTTTCAGTTTCTGCAAAAAATTATACTGCTGAAGCAAAGGTAGACTAATCCAAAAAACTGGGCTAACAAAAGTAGGTTCATATTACATCTCATACGAAAGTAAGGTTCATACATATGACCAAACGACCATCATAAGTAGGTTCAAATTactttacaaaaaatatttcatATAAATGACCAACAAAATACAACAAACTTCTTTCTAAATTTGACTTTGACATGAGTCAACTGGTGTAGATGAAGTAGAGGTTCCAGCTTTCATCTTTTTATTGGAAACTGCAGCATCCCTTTGCTTTTGAAGTTGATTCCCTGTAACAGCTCTATTCCCTTTCCACTTAAGACCATTTGGTCTAAATTCAAGATCTGCATTAGTTTGTGCAGCATTCATCAAGTTGGCACCGGTTGAAATAAGTCGTTCACTTGGCCTACCAGGCTAGAAAATATAGTGAGTTAGTAAAAAATAATGCAGAAGCCTAAGAATAGAAAATACAGAATAATACT
The nucleotide sequence above comes from Nicotiana tabacum cultivar K326 chromosome 12, ASM71507v2, whole genome shotgun sequence. Encoded proteins:
- the LOC107807356 gene encoding uncharacterized protein LOC107807356 isoform X2 — translated: MVVVSGTNNAFGKEMAIRKRIASIFNKREEDFPSLREYNDYLEEVEDMIFNLIEGIDVPAIEAKIAQYQRENAEQIMIAQARKAEEYAAALAASKGQPTQPDGDAALGQGPQAGSSTGPQGHYAPAVAGGIAQPRPTQPLPVGSIPGLEYEDEETMKLRAEKAARAGGWSLEISRKRALEEAFGSLWV
- the LOC107807356 gene encoding uncharacterized protein LOC107807356 isoform X1, which gives rise to MPSAKKWPSENALPAFYFDKYVIEKLCKAGGFSLILCFNKREEDFPSLREYNDYLEEVEDMIFNLIEGIDVPAIEAKIAQYQRENAEQIMIAQARKAEEYAAALAASKGQPTQPDGDAALGQGPQAGSSTGPQGHYAPAVAGGIAQPRPTQPLPVGSIPGLEYEDEETMKLRAEKAARAGGWSLEISRKRALEEAFGSLWV